The following are encoded in a window of Arctopsyche grandis isolate Sample6627 chromosome 4, ASM5162203v2, whole genome shotgun sequence genomic DNA:
- the LOC143910639 gene encoding kelch-like protein 24, which produces MIEVKGKRNFATNQLERLYKNLIEQKYTDGIFVARNRSYLVHMVVLTACSDFFMKNEYSLSAIFSEFDDIIIEAILKYCYTGKTTIDVKHYEKFMELVNKLEIKSIAPQYIAIDQTNCLEVLRFSDEPKMIEKAMELTLKHFETLYKTSEFLNLSVLVLADILKSDDLNVSSEEDVFNSVKLWINFEYTTRRNELAKLLGFVKFPSLSMEFIITEAMEFCSSYPECNGILKQAMQPMLCNYQCLVQKESLCRKSQKIALIGARNIEVGNTVDIYDGRTKSWSLSKSFGFNRCFFASVIINDWILIIGGNSSTTIGVTSVDYIDLKDGGQHPLNSMNQGRSWFPAVILRRDSSTDLYVIGGKANNELLSSVERWNSKTKNWETNVAPLLYPSHVHNASVINGKIYVTGGRIVKDGKHITINTLQVYSVECNSWSYRAPMIQARDCHSSITVKGKMYVAGGNFIDTNSFLDSVESYDPDANLWTPYCKLPNLVYGVGFCLFRNRFHCMGGHDRTEYNNVWEYDDIIKQWKPLKSLNKTRAESFAFVIPHDSVI; this is translated from the exons atGATCGAAGTGAAGGGGAAACGAAATTTTGCGACAAATCAACTTGAACGTTTATACAAGAACCTGATAGAACAAAAGTACACCGATGGTATTTTCGTCGCTCGCAACCGAAG CTATTTAGTGCACATGGTGGTCCTTACGGCCTGCAGTGACTTCTTCATGAAAAACGAATATAGCTTGAGTGCCATTTTTTCTGAATTCGACGACATTATCATTGAGGCCATTTTGAAATATTGCTATACTGGAAAAACAA CTATCGACGTCAAGCATTATGAAAAATTCATGGAGCTAGTCAACAAATTAGAAATCAAAAGTATTGCCCCTCAATATATAGCAATTGATCAGACAAATTGTTTGGAAGTTTTGAGATTTTCAGACGAACCAAAGATGATAGAAAAAGCTATGGAACTAACTCTCAAACATTTTGAAACT TTGTACAAAACCTCAGAATTCCTTAACTTGTCAGTTTTGGTCTTAGCCGATATTCTAAAATCAGATGATCTAAATGTGTCTTCCGAAGAAGATGTCTTTAATTCAGTAAAATTATGGATCAATTTCGAATATACCACCCGAAGAAATGAATTGGCGAAATTGTTGGGTTTTGTAAAGTTTCCGTCACTCTCAatggag TTCATTATCACGGAAGCTATGGAGTTTTGTTCTTCTTATCCGGAGTGCAATGGCATTCTTAAACAAGCAATGCAACCAATGTTATGCAACTATCAGTGTTTAGTCCAGAAAGAGAGTCTCTGTAGGAAAAGTCAAAAGATAGCCCTCATCGGAGCAAGGAATATAGAg gtGGGAAATACTGTTGACATTTACGATGGAAGAACTAAAAGTTGGTCCTTAAGTAAGAGTTTTGGATTTAACAGATGCTTCTTTGCATCAGTTATCATCAACGACTGGATCTTGATCATTGGCGGAAACAGTTCAACAACGATAGGAGTAACTTCC GTAGACTATATCGATTTGAAAGACGGAGGGCAACATCCATTAAATTCGATGAATCAAGGGCGTAGCTGGTTTCCAGCGGTGATACTTCGTCGAGATTCGTCCACTGATCTGTACGTCATTGGGGGTAAAGCAAATAATGAACTTTTATCATCAGTGGAAAG ATGGAACAGCAAGACGAAGAACTGGGAAACGAACGTAGCTCCATTGTTGTATCCTTCGCATGTTCATAATGCTTCAGTCATCAATGGAAAAATCTATGTGACGGGTGGGCGTATTGTGAAAGATGGAAAACACATAACTATTAATACATTGCAAGTCTATTCCGTAGAATGCAACTCTTGGTCTTATCGTGCTCCAATGATTCAAGCAAGAGATTGTCATTCG AGCATCACAGTAAAAGGAAAAATGTATGTCGCTGGTGGGAACTTCATCGACACAAATTCTTTTCTAGATAGTGTTGAATCGTACGACCCTGATGCAAATCTGTGGACACCTTACTGTAAACTGCCTAATCTCGTATATGGAGTCGGCTTCTGCTTGTTCCGAAACAGATTTCATTGCATGG GTGGACACGATAGAACTGAATATAACAATGTTTGGGAATACGACGACATAATAAAACAGTGGAAACCTTTAAAAAGCCTCAACAAAACTAGAGCCGAATCGTTTGCATTCGTCATACCGCATGATTCCGTTATTTGA